A stretch of the Planktothricoides raciborskii GIHE-MW2 genome encodes the following:
- a CDS encoding IS607 family transposase: MPKYTSPSETSQYFGVCLHTLRRWERDGKIQAIRTPSGQRRYDIASYTGISNERTQRAIIAYARVSSRGQKADLDRQAAKLLELYPNAELVTDIASGLNFKRKGLRAILERVRQGDVGFIVVAHRDRLVRFGFDLISWLCELDGTKILVLNQDSLSPERELVEDILAIVHIFSRQLYRLTKYKSAIKEDPDLSQS; this comes from the coding sequence ATGCCGAAATATACATCACCAAGTGAAACCTCTCAATACTTTGGTGTATGCTTACATACCCTAAGAAGATGGGAAAGAGACGGCAAGATTCAAGCCATAAGAACACCATCAGGGCAGAGGCGATATGATATTGCGTCTTACACGGGAATTTCAAACGAGAGAACGCAACGGGCAATTATCGCTTACGCCCGCGTTTCAAGCCGTGGACAAAAAGCAGACCTCGATCGCCAAGCTGCAAAATTACTCGAACTCTACCCTAACGCCGAGCTCGTCACTGATATCGCCAGTGGTCTTAATTTCAAAAGAAAAGGACTTAGAGCCATTTTGGAGCGAGTCCGTCAAGGCGATGTCGGATTTATTGTGGTTGCCCACAGAGACAGACTTGTCCGTTTCGGGTTTGATCTCATTTCCTGGTTGTGTGAACTTGACGGCACAAAAATCTTGGTTCTCAACCAAGACAGTTTATCCCCAGAACGAGAATTGGTTGAGGACATCCTTGCCATTGTTCACATCTTCAGTCGCCAACTCTACAGACTTACAAAATATAAGTCTGCAATCAAAGAAGATCCGGATTTATCCCAGTCCTGA
- a CDS encoding chemotaxis protein CheW: MEHKSYLIFKLNQHRYGLETSVVQEIFFLPELTPVEEAPRDIVGVLNLRGNILPVMDLALRFGHRSMEYQITDSVIVIQWQGFSVGIIVNAVEEVKEIETALIQTQISYGRKITTEAHHFVAGFAKLNTDIVTLLNPQNLIEYSEVVNPLIPFPGKKNPSLRQSGSEDPELVDRFDPEAEMTPIAGTSDPQKKYRFGALREAPKAIPGAETMSGASRDKSTELPDRGDPRVDGYEYFCPEATLEERAIFRERAANLILASDRQDIAGLMSLAVVMLNGEYFGLDLNLVREFTEIRQITPVPCCADFILGNMNLRGEIVTLVDIRQFLNLSGDGVNDVAKAMVVHLKDIVAGITIDEVCDVIYLQPYEIKAAPTSGHSGNNEYLRGTAPYRDKILGLIDFNKMITEHELVVNQEG; this comes from the coding sequence ATGGAACATAAATCTTATTTAATCTTTAAACTTAATCAACATCGTTATGGTTTGGAAACATCTGTGGTGCAAGAAATTTTCTTCTTGCCAGAGTTGACTCCGGTTGAAGAGGCTCCACGGGATATTGTGGGTGTATTGAATTTGCGGGGAAATATTTTGCCCGTGATGGATTTGGCGTTGCGGTTTGGCCATCGCTCGATGGAATACCAGATTACGGATAGCGTGATTGTGATCCAGTGGCAAGGCTTCAGTGTGGGCATAATTGTTAACGCCGTTGAAGAAGTGAAAGAAATTGAAACAGCCCTGATCCAGACGCAAATTTCTTACGGACGCAAAATTACCACGGAAGCACACCATTTTGTCGCGGGTTTTGCCAAACTCAATACGGATATTGTCACCTTACTCAATCCTCAAAATCTGATCGAGTATTCTGAAGTGGTGAATCCCCTGATTCCCTTTCCAGGCAAAAAGAATCCTTCTCTGAGGCAAAGTGGTTCTGAAGATCCAGAGTTGGTGGATCGATTTGACCCAGAAGCAGAGATGACTCCTATTGCTGGAACCTCGGACCCCCAAAAAAAGTATCGCTTCGGGGCGCTTCGCGAAGCCCCCAAAGCAATACCTGGGGCTGAAACAATGTCAGGGGCTTCCCGGGACAAAAGCACCGAGTTGCCCGATCGCGGCGATCCTCGGGTTGATGGTTATGAGTATTTTTGTCCCGAAGCCACTCTGGAAGAACGAGCGATTTTTCGGGAGCGGGCGGCTAATTTAATTTTAGCCAGCGATCGCCAAGATATTGCTGGTTTAATGTCTTTAGCCGTGGTGATGTTAAATGGAGAATACTTTGGCTTGGATCTCAACTTAGTCCGGGAGTTTACGGAGATCCGACAAATCACTCCAGTTCCTTGTTGTGCAGATTTTATTCTGGGTAATATGAACCTGCGAGGTGAAATTGTCACCTTAGTAGATATTCGCCAGTTTTTAAACCTCTCTGGGGACGGCGTGAATGACGTAGCCAAAGCGATGGTTGTGCATCTGAAAGATATTGTGGCGGGAATTACGATTGATGAAGTCTGTGATGTGATTTACCTCCAGCCATATGAGATTAAGGCCGCACCGACTTCTGGACATTCCGGCAATAATGAATATCTACGGGGAACGGCTCCCTACCGAGACAAAATCCTTGGATTGATTGATTTTAATAAAATGATTACAGAGCATGAATTAGTAGTGAATCAAGAAGGCTAA
- a CDS encoding recombinase family protein, whose translation MPERRGSGHRRHSMSQLLAVESHRAYTIGYARVSSHDQKQDLERQKEIIELFCAQNGWEHEIIQD comes from the coding sequence ATCCCTGAGCGTAGAGGGTCTGGTCATCGGAGACACTCTATGTCTCAATTACTGGCTGTTGAATCTCATAGAGCCTATACAATCGGTTATGCACGAGTCAGTAGTCACGACCAGAAACAAGACCTAGAACGTCAAAAGGAAATTATTGAATTGTTCTGCGCTCAAAATGGCTGGGAGCATGAAATTATCCAAGATTAA
- a CDS encoding transposase, which translates to MFTSSVANSTDLQNISLQSKKIRIYPSPELEKIWKKWRAACRYCFNQAIAMQRQSTTRIGKLKLRNLVMQSDLPQWVKETPCHIRQNAIFDAHQAYKASRDARFRSVRNPRQTIKFNDDNFTKGTWYSRLTNTLKFKASEPIPDKWDYGTQLTYRRGKWFAVFPEPVIKSHTSSRKIIALDPGVRTFLTGYDGDRVIEIGNGDMGRITR; encoded by the coding sequence TTGTTCACATCTTCAGTCGCCAACTCTACAGACTTACAAAATATAAGTCTGCAATCAAAGAAGATCCGGATTTATCCCAGTCCTGAACTGGAAAAAATTTGGAAAAAATGGCGGGCGGCTTGCCGTTATTGTTTTAACCAAGCGATCGCCATGCAGCGTCAATCAACGACTCGGATTGGTAAGCTAAAATTGCGAAATCTGGTCATGCAATCGGATTTACCTCAGTGGGTTAAAGAAACGCCTTGCCATATCAGACAAAATGCTATCTTTGACGCACATCAAGCCTATAAAGCGAGCCGTGATGCCCGATTCCGAAGTGTCCGTAACCCCCGACAGACCATCAAATTCAATGATGACAATTTCACCAAAGGAACATGGTATAGCAGGTTAACAAATACGCTTAAGTTTAAGGCAAGTGAACCTATACCAGATAAATGGGATTATGGCACTCAATTGACTTATCGGCGTGGTAAATGGTTCGCTGTTTTTCCTGAACCTGTAATTAAAAGTCATACATCTTCAAGGAAAATAATTGCCTTAGACCCTGGGGTCAGAACTTTTTTGACTGGGTATGACGGCGATCGAGTCATTGAAATTGGCAACGGCGACATGGGTCGAATTACTCGATGA
- a CDS encoding protein-glutamate O-methyltransferase CheR produces MNQFLIEHFVKIIAHNTGLFIRPQDWHTLQRKLLVRVNALKLSSLEEYYQLLSKDTYQNRIQLQLSSPFSYPLKPAMDNGDNGLSSEMGGQKEWKELLQLLTTGESYFFRDSGQFLLLKNIILPELIAEQRKVWQQQGKDRPTLRIWSAGCSTGEEPYSLAILLTEIIPDWQFWHLHIVGTDINSDSIKKAKKGLYGSWSFRTVDEQKKNSYFIPGKSGWQIKDSIKQLVKFEYGNLVKDNFPDFSADIANIDLIVCRNVFVYFEAEAIAHVLRKFYQTLRPGGYLFTAHAELYGQQLDGFSTKVFPESVVYQRPLVSDFVDTHPGHTGELQLPHKGQIAVDLPNGRSADFSNSLSSSYLHPTHHPKAHNSRLKHHLINPKLDANMTPIASGSPHDSLSLSIVPPIAEPLELGALESEVSLSSAETSVDVKLEELNLLFKTHQYSEVIKIAKKIISVDPNNCEAYYLLAKTFANLGNYLEAEKYCHQAIKLNYNWIEPYYLMAGIAEEKGDVDTAKSILRKIIYLFPSSIDAYLQIAELYEKEGDFTRAKKMRINVIFLLEKMPINTWIGREDDQIKVEDLLKYMKKLLVD; encoded by the coding sequence ATGAATCAATTTTTAATCGAGCATTTTGTTAAAATCATTGCCCATAATACGGGGTTATTCATTCGCCCCCAAGATTGGCACACTTTACAGAGAAAGCTTTTGGTGCGTGTCAACGCCTTAAAATTATCTTCTTTAGAAGAGTATTATCAGCTTTTAAGCAAAGATACTTACCAAAATCGAATCCAATTACAGCTTTCTTCTCCTTTTTCTTATCCTTTGAAACCGGCGATGGACAATGGTGATAATGGGCTATCATCAGAAATGGGCGGTCAAAAGGAATGGAAAGAACTGCTGCAACTGTTGACCACTGGAGAAAGTTATTTTTTTAGAGATTCTGGTCAATTTTTATTGTTAAAGAATATCATTTTGCCCGAATTAATTGCCGAGCAAAGAAAAGTCTGGCAGCAACAGGGAAAAGATCGGCCTACCTTGCGAATCTGGAGTGCGGGCTGCTCAACGGGTGAAGAACCTTATTCTTTGGCGATTTTACTCACAGAAATAATTCCCGATTGGCAATTTTGGCATCTGCATATTGTAGGCACGGATATTAATAGCGATTCGATCAAAAAAGCCAAAAAAGGACTATATGGTTCTTGGTCATTTCGCACCGTGGATGAGCAGAAAAAAAATTCTTATTTTATTCCGGGAAAAAGTGGCTGGCAAATCAAAGATTCAATTAAGCAGTTAGTCAAGTTTGAATATGGTAATTTAGTCAAGGATAATTTCCCAGATTTTAGCGCCGATATCGCTAATATAGATTTGATTGTCTGCCGCAATGTTTTTGTCTATTTTGAAGCGGAGGCGATCGCCCATGTGCTGAGAAAATTTTATCAGACCTTAAGACCGGGGGGCTATTTGTTCACTGCCCATGCAGAACTTTATGGTCAGCAACTTGATGGGTTTTCGACGAAAGTTTTTCCGGAATCGGTGGTTTATCAACGACCCTTAGTGTCAGACTTTGTAGACACCCATCCGGGACATACCGGAGAACTACAACTGCCACACAAAGGTCAGATCGCAGTGGATCTCCCTAATGGGCGATCGGCTGATTTTTCTAACTCGTTATCTTCATCTTACTTACATCCCACCCATCACCCGAAAGCCCACAACTCTCGGTTGAAACATCATTTAATCAATCCCAAGCTGGATGCAAATATGACGCCAATTGCTTCGGGCAGCCCTCACGATTCTTTATCCTTGAGTATCGTGCCGCCCATTGCGGAACCCTTGGAATTAGGGGCTTTAGAATCAGAGGTCAGCCTCTCGTCAGCGGAAACATCCGTGGATGTCAAACTGGAAGAACTCAATTTACTGTTTAAAACCCATCAATATTCTGAAGTCATTAAAATCGCCAAAAAAATAATTAGTGTAGATCCGAACAATTGTGAAGCTTATTATCTGCTGGCGAAAACTTTTGCCAATTTAGGGAACTATCTAGAAGCCGAAAAATATTGTCATCAGGCAATTAAACTAAACTATAACTGGATTGAACCTTATTATCTGATGGCAGGCATCGCGGAAGAAAAAGGAGATGTGGATACGGCTAAGTCTATTTTAAGAAAAATTATCTATTTATTTCCTTCTTCAATTGATGCTTATTTGCAAATTGCAGAACTTTACGAAAAAGAAGGGGATTTTACTAGAGCCAAGAAAATGAGAATTAATGTAATTTTTTTGTTAGAAAAAATGCCGATTAATACCTGGATTGGCCGGGAAGATGATCAAATCAAAGTCGAAGATTTATTAAAGTATATGAAAAAACTATTAGTAGATTAA
- a CDS encoding tetratricopeptide repeat protein, producing the protein MNPRLGLIALFTLLTSLTLTIPSPLLLGKKFEMGNGVFAQTVTERKAEADRLLNQGRQQYTTSQYQAAIQSLETALNIFREIGDRNEEGNALIGLGNAYNSLGQYQKAAEEFYQQSLTIKREIGDRNGEGNALIGLGLAYSDLGQYQKAIEFYQQSLTIAREIGDRNGEGTALYNLGLALFKLKNFPEHEKYLFSSLEVKESLRQGIQDDLDKVSLSDTQRNSYNLLQQVLIAQNKTEPALEVSERGRGRALV; encoded by the coding sequence ATGAACCCACGTCTAGGATTAATCGCTTTATTCACTTTATTAACCAGTTTAACCCTAACAATTCCCTCTCCACTCCTATTGGGGAAAAAATTTGAGATGGGTAATGGAGTATTCGCCCAAACAGTTACAGAACGAAAAGCCGAAGCAGACCGATTATTAAATCAGGGAAGACAACAATATACAACTAGCCAATACCAAGCCGCAATTCAGTCTTTAGAAACTGCATTAAACATTTTCCGTGAAATCGGCGATCGCAATGAAGAAGGAAATGCTCTCATAGGTTTGGGTAATGCTTACAATAGCTTAGGACAATATCAAAAAGCAGCAGAAGAGTTTTATCAACAGTCTTTAACTATTAAACGTGAAATCGGCGATCGCAATGGAGAAGGAAATGCTCTCATAGGTTTGGGTCTTGCTTACAGTGACTTAGGACAATATCAAAAAGCAATTGAGTTTTATCAACAGTCTTTAACCATTGCCCGTGAAATCGGCGATCGCAATGGAGAAGGAACTGCTCTCTATAATTTGGGTCTTGCTTTGTTTAAATTGAAGAATTTTCCTGAACATGAAAAATATCTGTTTTCTAGTCTCGAAGTTAAGGAATCTCTGCGACAAGGAATTCAAGACGACCTCGATAAAGTATCTCTTTCCGACACTCAACGCAATTCCTATAATCTGCTTCAACAAGTTTTAATTGCTCAAAATAAAACTGAGCCAGCTTTAGAAGTTTCTGAACGAGGTCGGGGGAGAGCGTTAGTCTAG
- a CDS encoding PleD family two-component system response regulator, whose amino-acid sequence MRSALKLPRKKPLIACIDDSPITAERLEQILQPAGFRVLKINNPMQGFAKLAEEKPDLIFLDVVMPQTSGYNVCSCFTAEFFV is encoded by the coding sequence GTGCGTTCAGCCTTAAAACTACCCAGGAAAAAACCTTTAATTGCCTGTATTGATGATAGCCCGATAACTGCCGAAAGATTGGAGCAAATTTTGCAACCCGCCGGGTTTAGAGTCCTAAAAATTAATAACCCAATGCAGGGATTTGCCAAGCTGGCCGAAGAAAAACCGGATTTGATTTTTCTAGATGTGGTCATGCCGCAAACCAGCGGTTATAATGTATGTAGCTGTTTTACGGCAGAGTTCTTTGTTTAG